In Passer domesticus isolate bPasDom1 chromosome 1, bPasDom1.hap1, whole genome shotgun sequence, one DNA window encodes the following:
- the AOC1 gene encoding LOW QUALITY PROTEIN: amiloride-sensitive amine oxidase [copper-containing] (The sequence of the model RefSeq protein was modified relative to this genomic sequence to represent the inferred CDS: inserted 1 base in 1 codon; deleted 2 bases in 2 codons) — translation MRRRERRMWQLGLPWALALLVTAACSAEPPDPASIFADLSPAELRAVRTFLMERPELGLAPSRGGPLAKNSLFLVELLPPKKRGALRFLEHGGARPRREARAVVFFGAQAEPNVTELAPSRAAGPCXFWARPMTRLEYELLHEALVAALAPLEPLLLEATGFGFQNCSERCLTFSDIAPRGLGPGERRTWLIIQRFVEGFFLHPTGLEVLLDHGDPEPRRWAVRRLWYNGRYFGSVRELAESHARGALPLARLPEPPARRLFSSYEPRGRFPGATAAEAHGAKVCEPQGRRYRLRGNRLEYGGWSLAFRLRSSAGLQLFDVRFGGERVAYELSVQEAIAFYGGHSPAAMQTKYMDAGWAMGASSYELARGVDCPETAAFLDAHHLLDADGPVRFRNALCVFELPTGVPLRRHFDSDFQGGFHFYAGLEGRALVLRTTSTVYNYDYIWDFLLYPNGVLETKVHATGYIHATFYTPEGRRYGSRVHSHLLGNIHTHLVHYKVDLDVAGSGNSFETMDIRFENISNPWSAGARVVQPRLHREPRRREREAALRWSGPAPRYLLFSNPRRRNRWGHRRAVRLQLSSHAGPVLPRAGVRSAGVTWARYHLAVTRRHENEPSSSSIYSQNNPWDPPVTFESFIRDNETIEDQDLVAWVTVGFLHVPHAEDIPNTATPGNAVGFFLRPFNFFSEDPSVASRAPLVVRPLDPPACSRLQILRWAPASAAPCARPEPFSYNGTYRQV, via the exons ATGCGGCGGAGAGAGCGCAG GATGTGGCAGCTGGGGCTCCCCTGGGCGCTGGCCCTGCTGGTGACCGCGGCCTGCTCGGCCGAGCCCCCGGACCCCGCGTCCATCTTCGCCGACCTGTCCCCGGCGGAGCTGCGGGCCGTGCGGACCTTCCTGATGGAGCGGCCGGAGCTGGGGCTGGCCCCGAGCCGGGGGGGCCCCCTGGCCAAGAACTCGCTGttcctggtggagctgctgccccCCAAGAAGCGCGGGGCGCTGCGGTTTCTGGAGCACGGCGGGGCGCGCCCGCGGCGCGAGGCTCGGGCCGTCGTCTTCTTCGGGGCGCAGGCGGAGCCCAACGTCACCGAGCTGGCCCCTTCCAGGGCGGCCGGGCCGT CCTTCTGGGCGCGGCCGATGACGCGGCTGGAGTACGAGCTGCTGCACGAGGCGCTGGTGGCCGCCCTGGCGCCGCTGGAGCCGCTGCTGCTCGAGGCCACCGGCTTCGGCTTCCAGAACTGCTCCGAGCGCTGCCTCACCTTCTCCGACATCGCGCCGCGCGGGCTGGGCCCCGGCGAGCGCCGCACCTGGCTGATCATCCAGCGCTTCGTGGAGGGCTTCTTCCTGCACCCCACggggctggaggtgctgctggacCACGGCGACCCCGAGCCGCGGCGCTGGGCCGTGCGCCGGCTCTGGTACAACGGGCGCTACTTCGGCAGCGTGCGGGAGCTGGCCGAGAGCCACGCGCGGGGCGCGCTGCCCCTGGCCCGCCTGCCCgagccccccgcccgccgcctcTTCTCCAGCTACGAGCCCCGCGGGCGCTTCCCCGGCGCCACGGCCGCCGAGGCGCACGGCGCCAAGGTGTGCGAGCCGCAGGGCCGGCGCTACCGGCTGCGCGGCAACCGGCTGGAGTACGGCGGCTGGAGCCTGGCCTTCCGGCTGCGCTCCTCGGCCGGCCTGCAGCTCTTCGACGTGCGCTTCGGCGGCGAGCGCGTGGCCTACGAGCTGAGCGTGCAGGAGGCCATCGCCTTCTACGGCGGCCACTCGCCGGCCGCCATGCAGACCAAGTACATGGACGCCGGCTGGGCCATGGGCGCCTCCAGTTACGAGCTGGCGCGCGGCGTGGACTGCCCCGAGACCGCCGCCTTCCTGGACGCCCACCACCTGCTGGACGCCGACGGCCCCGTGCGCTTCCGCAACGCCCTCTGCGTCTTCGAGCTGCCCACGGGCGTGCCCCTGCGCCGCCACTTCGACAGCGACTTCCAGGGCGGCTTCCACTTCTACGCGGGGCTGGAGGGACGGGCGCTGGTGCTCAGGACCACCTCCACCGTCTACAACTACGACTACATCTGGGACTTCCTGCTCTACCCCAACGGCGTCCTGGAGACCAAGGTGCACGCCACCGGCTACATCCACGCCACCTTCTACACGCCGGAGGGCCGGCGCTACGGCAGCCGCGTGCACAGCCACCTGCTGGGCAACATCCACACCCACCTCGTGCACTACAAGGTGGACCTGGACGTCGCAG GCTCCGGGAACAGCTTCGAGACGATGGACATTCGCTTCGAGAACATCTCCAACCCCTGGAGCGCGGGGGCGCGCGTG GTGCAGCCCCGGCTGCACCGGGAgccgcggcggcgggagcgcgaGGCCGCGCTG CGCTGGAGCGGGCCCGCGCCGCGCTACCTGCTCTTCTCCAACCCGCGCCGGCGGAACCGCTGGGGCCACCGCCGCGCCGTccgcctgcagctcagctcgCACGCCGGGCCCGTGCTGCCCCGCGCTGGCGTGAGGAGCGCGGGCGTCACCTGGGCCAG GTACCACCTGGCCGTGACGCGGCGCCACGAGAAcgagcccagcagcagcagcatctacAGCCAGAACAACCCCTGGGACCCGCCGGTCACCTTCGAGAGCTTCATCCGCGACAACGAGACCATCGAGGACCAG gacctggtggcctggGTGACCGTGGGCTTCCTGCACGTGCCCCACGCCGAGGACATCCCCAACACGGCCACCCCCGGCAACGCCGTGGGCTTCTTCCTGCGCCCCTTCAACTTCTTCAGCGAGGACCCGTCGGTGGCGTCGCGCGCGCCGCTGGTCGTGCGGCCCCTGGACCCCCCGGCCTGCTCCCGCCTGCAGATCCTGCGCTGGGCCCCGGCCAGCGCCGCGCCCTGCGCGCGCCCCGAGCCCTTCAGCTACAACGGCACCTACCGCCAGGTGTGA